One Roseomonas sp. OT10 DNA window includes the following coding sequences:
- a CDS encoding polysaccharide biosynthesis protein — protein MAPRRILLNLSLDLALTLLALPLALWVAAPGAWPPGGWWPPALSGLVAAFLAVAVPLGLPRQYWRFAGLPDQVAVVGASLGTAALFWAGLHAFGGWRPPNLAFPAVHAAALVTLLGGARAIGRLRHSHRAGPVSDAPPRSALLAGSGEAADLFLRALAAQRSPGFQVLGLLAPRARQAGRRIQGVPILGALDDAAEVLERLRADGRLPALLVVVGPDLSGKPLEALLDAADRHGIAVRRAPRPTTLDPAALDSHGERNGAPARRLVLRPVGIEELLDRPQVPLDREGMARLVQGRRVLVTGAGGTIGGELARQVAALGPAMLTLLDHGEFALYSIDLELGERHPTVPRRAVLADVRDEARLKRLVEETRPELVFHAAALKHVPMVENDPAEGLLTNAQGTRIVADAARAAGATAMVFISTDKAVNPTSVMGASKRLAEMYCQALDVQARQSGGMRCVTVRFGNVLGSTGSVVPLFRRQLERGGPLTVTHPDMRRYFMTVREAVGLVLQASVVGVADAEEFRAGGAAGAGDRAGQPPELREGGIFVLDMGEPVKIVDLARRMIRLAGLRPDEDVEIRFTGLRPGEKLYEELFHGQEPPRPTQFPGLLVATPRTADAALVGRAIDEIAAACRTGQPRAALAQLARLVPEFDHDPHHAAAGRA, from the coding sequence ATGGCGCCCCGACGCATTCTGCTGAACCTCTCCCTCGACCTGGCGCTGACGCTGCTGGCCCTGCCGCTGGCCCTCTGGGTCGCGGCGCCCGGCGCCTGGCCCCCCGGCGGCTGGTGGCCGCCCGCCCTGTCCGGGCTGGTGGCGGCCTTCCTGGCCGTCGCCGTGCCGCTTGGCCTGCCGCGGCAGTACTGGCGCTTCGCCGGCCTGCCGGACCAGGTGGCGGTGGTCGGCGCCAGCCTGGGCACCGCCGCGCTGTTCTGGGCGGGGCTGCACGCCTTCGGCGGCTGGCGGCCTCCGAACCTGGCCTTCCCGGCGGTGCATGCCGCGGCCCTCGTCACCCTGCTCGGCGGGGCGCGGGCGATCGGCCGGCTGCGGCACTCGCACCGGGCCGGGCCCGTCTCCGACGCACCGCCGCGCAGCGCGCTGCTCGCCGGCTCGGGCGAGGCGGCGGACCTGTTCCTGCGGGCCCTGGCGGCACAGCGCTCGCCCGGCTTCCAGGTTCTGGGCCTGCTGGCGCCGCGCGCGCGGCAGGCCGGGCGCCGCATCCAGGGGGTGCCGATCCTGGGCGCGCTGGACGACGCCGCGGAGGTGCTGGAGCGGCTGCGTGCCGACGGCCGCCTGCCCGCCCTGCTGGTGGTCGTCGGGCCGGACCTGTCCGGCAAGCCGCTGGAGGCGCTGCTGGACGCGGCCGACCGGCACGGCATCGCGGTCCGCCGCGCACCGCGCCCCACCACGCTCGACCCGGCCGCGCTGGACTCCCATGGCGAGCGCAACGGCGCCCCGGCCAGGCGGCTGGTCCTGCGCCCCGTCGGCATCGAGGAGCTGCTGGACCGGCCGCAGGTGCCGCTGGACCGCGAGGGCATGGCACGGCTGGTGCAGGGGCGGCGCGTACTGGTGACGGGCGCGGGCGGAACCATCGGCGGCGAGCTGGCGCGGCAGGTGGCGGCGCTGGGGCCGGCCATGCTGACCCTGCTCGACCATGGCGAGTTCGCGCTCTACTCGATCGACCTGGAGCTGGGCGAGCGGCACCCCACCGTGCCGCGCCGCGCCGTGCTGGCGGACGTGCGCGACGAGGCGCGGCTGAAGCGGCTGGTCGAGGAGACGCGGCCGGAGCTGGTCTTCCACGCCGCCGCGCTGAAGCACGTGCCGATGGTGGAGAACGACCCGGCCGAGGGGCTGCTGACCAACGCCCAGGGCACGCGCATCGTGGCGGACGCCGCCCGCGCGGCCGGCGCGACGGCGATGGTCTTCATCTCCACCGACAAGGCGGTGAACCCGACCAGCGTGATGGGCGCCTCCAAGCGCCTGGCGGAGATGTACTGCCAGGCGCTGGACGTGCAGGCGCGGCAGAGCGGCGGGATGCGCTGCGTCACCGTGCGCTTCGGCAACGTGCTGGGCTCCACCGGCTCCGTCGTGCCGCTGTTCCGCCGGCAGCTGGAGCGCGGCGGGCCGCTGACCGTGACGCATCCCGACATGCGCCGCTACTTCATGACGGTGCGCGAGGCGGTGGGGCTCGTCCTCCAGGCGAGCGTCGTCGGCGTGGCCGATGCGGAGGAGTTCCGGGCCGGCGGCGCGGCCGGGGCCGGGGACCGCGCCGGCCAGCCGCCGGAGCTGCGCGAGGGCGGGATCTTCGTGCTCGACATGGGCGAGCCGGTGAAGATCGTGGACCTCGCCCGCCGCATGATCCGGCTCGCCGGGCTGCGCCCGGACGAGGATGTGGAGATCCGCTTCACCGGCCTGCGCCCCGGGGAGAAGCTCTACGAGGAGCTGTTCCACGGGCAGGAGCCGCCGCGCCCGACGCAGTTCCCCGGCCTGCTGGTCGCCACCCCCCGCACCGCCGACGCGGCGCTGGTCGGCCGCGCCATCGACGAGATCGCGGCCGCCTGCCGCACCGGCCAGCCGCGCGCCGCGCTGGCGCAGCTCGCGCGCCTCGTGCCCGAGTTCGACCACGACCCGCACCACGCGGCGGCGGGCCGGGCTTGA
- a CDS encoding nucleotide sugar dehydrogenase produces MKPLPDAARMLIRRLDERQARIGVVGLGYAGLPLALRFAELGFPVAGFDTDPAKVDAINAGRSPVHGIADARVARSGMVAHGDMAAARDCDAVVICVPTPIGPHKEPDLTAVRETLAALGPYLRPGQAVSLESTTYPGTTEEYVLPAFRAAGLLVGEDAFCLYSPEREDPGNPLGTVSRMPKLLAGATRACLSVGKALYGPVAESLVPVSSLAAAELAKCYENVFRAVNIGLVNELKRLSHAMNLDVHEVIDAAATKPFGFMPFRPGPGLGGHCIPVDPYYLAWKSRELGVPSDFIELAGRVNDAQPRYVVDRLRDALDARGVTLRGAKVLLLGLAYKPDVPDTRESPAVEIFRILASHGAAVGYHDPLVPRFPVTRRLSGEAPDLASLPLDAATLAAQDAVVVVTPHRCMDLALVGRHARLVVDTRGALRRPLPQAGAAPAERVAGMAEAQAGWSDPEEAANAAAVTLPGDTKGDLAGWPGGAYIVQA; encoded by the coding sequence ATGAAGCCCCTGCCCGACGCCGCGCGGATGCTGATCCGGCGCCTCGACGAACGGCAGGCGCGCATCGGCGTGGTGGGGCTGGGCTATGCCGGCCTGCCGCTGGCGCTGCGCTTCGCGGAGCTGGGCTTCCCCGTCGCCGGCTTCGACACCGACCCGGCCAAGGTGGACGCCATCAACGCCGGCCGCAGCCCTGTCCACGGCATCGCCGATGCGCGCGTGGCGCGTTCGGGCATGGTGGCGCATGGCGACATGGCGGCGGCGCGGGACTGCGACGCGGTGGTGATCTGCGTCCCCACGCCCATCGGGCCGCACAAGGAACCGGACCTGACCGCGGTGCGCGAGACGCTGGCGGCGCTCGGCCCGTACCTGCGCCCGGGCCAGGCCGTCTCGCTGGAGAGCACGACCTATCCCGGCACGACGGAGGAATACGTCCTGCCCGCCTTCCGCGCCGCCGGGCTGCTGGTGGGCGAGGACGCCTTCTGCCTCTACAGCCCCGAGCGAGAGGACCCGGGCAACCCCCTCGGCACCGTCTCGCGCATGCCCAAGCTGCTGGCGGGGGCGACGCGGGCCTGCCTTTCCGTCGGCAAGGCACTGTACGGGCCGGTGGCGGAATCGCTGGTGCCCGTCTCCTCCCTCGCCGCGGCCGAGCTGGCCAAGTGCTACGAGAACGTGTTCCGCGCCGTGAACATCGGGCTGGTGAACGAGCTGAAGCGCCTGTCCCATGCGATGAACCTCGACGTGCACGAGGTCATCGACGCCGCCGCCACCAAGCCCTTCGGCTTCATGCCCTTCCGCCCCGGCCCCGGGCTGGGCGGACACTGCATCCCCGTCGATCCCTACTACCTGGCCTGGAAGTCGCGCGAGCTGGGCGTGCCGAGCGACTTCATCGAGCTGGCGGGCCGGGTGAACGATGCCCAGCCGCGCTACGTGGTGGACCGGCTGCGCGACGCGCTGGACGCGCGCGGAGTGACGCTGCGCGGGGCGAAGGTGCTGCTGCTCGGCCTCGCCTACAAGCCGGACGTGCCCGACACGCGGGAGAGCCCGGCGGTGGAGATCTTCCGCATCCTGGCCTCGCACGGCGCGGCGGTCGGCTACCACGACCCGCTGGTGCCGCGCTTCCCCGTCACCCGCCGCCTGTCGGGCGAGGCGCCGGACCTCGCCAGCCTGCCGCTGGACGCCGCGACGCTCGCCGCCCAGGACGCGGTGGTGGTGGTCACGCCGCACCGCTGCATGGACCTGGCCCTGGTCGGCCGCCACGCGCGGCTGGTGGTGGACACGCGCGGGGCGCTGCGCCGCCCGCTCCCGCAGGCCGGCGCCGCGCCGGCGGAACGGGTGGCGGGCATGGCCGAGGCCCAGGCCGGCTGGTCCGACCCGGAGGAGGCGGCGAACGCGGCGGCCGTCACATTGCCGGGCGATACGAAGGGTGACTTGGCCGGGTGGCCGGGTGGGGCCTACATCGTCCAGGCCTGA